Genomic window (Gammaproteobacteria bacterium):
CCCGGGTCTGGGGCTTCCACAGCAGCAGGTACTCGCCCTGCCAGAAGTTGGCGATCTCGCCGGCGGCGACCTGGTAATCATGGCCGGCGATGCTCAGGTCCCCCGTCCGGTCGTCGAGCGCGGTGAGCACGGCCTGGTGCTCGATGCCCTTGTGGCTGCGCAGGCTGAGTATCACCGGCGTATCGAGTGCCGCCACGTCATCGAGCGTGCCGTGCTGGAGCAGGCAGCGCAGCCCGCTGGCCTCGGCCTGCTGGCAGGCGCCGTCCGGTCCCGGCTGGTAGCTGGCGTTCCAGAGCGTGAACAGCCGCGTGTAGGCGGCATCCGCATCGGCGGTCGCCGGCAGGGCATCGAGCGCCTCGCCCAGCGAATCGAGTCCCGGGCTGCGCTCGATGGTACCCGCCGCGGTCGGTGTCGCCGTCGTCGCCAGGGCCGGGGCATCCGCCGGTGCCTGGCCGCCATCCCGTCCGGGCAGCCACCACGCGGCGACCAGCAAGGCCACGAGGCCTGCCGCCGGCAGGATCCCGAGGCCGAGCCAGCGGATCCACGGCGGCAGCGCCACCCCTGGCCGGTCGTAGACCTCCGCCGCCGCGCGCCGGACGATGGCTGGCGTCACCTGGCTGGACTCGGCGGTGAACGCGCCCAGCAGGGCACGGTCGGCGATCACGTTGATCATGCGCGGGATGCCGCGGCCGAGCCGGTAGATTTCGCCACGCGCGCCGCGGGCGAAGATGCGCCCGACGCCGCCCGCGACCTTCACCCGGTGGTCGATGTAGGCCTCGGCCTCGGGTCGTGACAGCGGCTCGAGGTGATAGCGCCCGGTGATGCGCTGCGCCAGCTGCCGCATGTCGTTGCGCGCCAGCAGCACCCGCAGCTCCGGCTGGCCGATGAGGATGATCTGCAGCAGCTTCTGCTTGGTGGTCTCCAGGTTGGTCAGCAGGCGCACCTGTTCGAGCACGTCGGGCTTGAGGTTCTGCGCCTCGTCGACGATCAGGATGGTGCGGCGGCCGCGGCTGTGGTTCTCGAGCAGGAAGCGGTTGAGCGCATCGGTGAGCGCCTTGATGCTGCCACGGGCTTCCGGCAGCGGCACCCCGAGTTCCTCGCAGATGGCGCAGAGGAACTCGATGCGCGTCAGCTGCGGGTTGAGCACCAGCGCCACGTCGGCGGTGTCGGGCAGCTGCTGCAGCAGGCTGCGCACCAGCGTGGTCTTGCCGGTGCCGACCTCGCCGGTCAGCTGGATGAAGCCGCCTGCTTCCCTGACCCCGTAGAGCAGGTGCGCGAGCGCCTCGGCGTGGCGCTCGCTCATGAAGAGGTAGCGCGGATCCGGGGTGATCGAGAACGGCTTTTCGTGCAGGCCGAAGAAGCTGGTGTACATCGCCACCCATTCTAGCCCTGCGCTGGCCCGCGGGGCGCTGCCGCCTGTGACCGGGGTCTCGTGCCGGCCGTGCCTACTCGCTGCGCAGCATGGTGTAGCGGGCCATCCAGCGCAGGCCCTCGGCACGCTCGCCCAGGTCGGCGATGGCCGCGATGGCGACATCGAGGAGCTGGTCGGTCCTGGCCTGCGCCTGCTCGAGGCCGAACAGGCCGGGGTAGGTCGCCTTGGCCTTCACCGCATCCGAGCTCGGATCCGCGCCGGGCAGCGTGCAGTCCAGGATGTCGTCGCGGATCTGGTAGGCGATGCCCAGGGCGTCGGCGAAAATTTCCAGCTGGTGCAGCTGCGTCGTGGAGACCTGCGGCGAGCAGTGCGCCGCCAGCAGTACGCTGGCGCGCAACAGCCGTCCGGTCTTGAGGCGGAACATGTGCTCGAGCTCGGCCGGGTCCAGGCGACGGCGCTCGGCCTCCAGGTCCATGGCCTGGCCACCGGCAATCCCGTTGGGACCGCAGGACTCGCTGAGCAGTGCCACCAACCGCAGCTGCATCTCCGGTTCGGTCGCCAGCGGTGGAGCGGTCGCCAGCACCTCGAAGGCCAGCGGCTGCAGGGCGTCGGCGGCGAGGATGGCGGTGGCCTCGTCGAAGGCGCGATGGGTGGACGGCCGGCCGCGGCGCAGGTCGTCGTCATCCATCGCCGGCAGGTCATCGTGGATCAGCGAGAAGGCGTGCATCAGCTCGATGGCCACGGCCGGGGCGTCGAGCCGGTCGGGCTGCACCGCGAACGCTTCGCCGGTGGCGTAGACCAGCAGCGGCCGCAGCCGCTTGCCGCCACCGAGCACCGAGTAGCGCATGGCCTCGTGCAGCTTGCGCGGTGATCGCGAGCTGTCGGGCAGCGCGCGTTCCAGCGCCTGCTCCGTCCGCTCGAGGTAGGCCGGTATGCGATCGGCGAATGTCACGAGACCTGCGCGGGGTTGCCGCCATCGCCCAAAGGCCCACAAGGATAGACGATAATCCCGCCACCATGCCTGCGCCGCTCACCGCCACGGCCATCGCGCATCCGAACATTGCCCTGGTGAAGTACTGGGGCAAGCGTGACGATGCCGCGAACCTGCCGGCCACGGGGTCGCTGTCCGTGACGCTGGATGCCATGCGCTCGCGTACCCGGGTGCGGTTCGAGCCCGGCCGCAGCGGCGACAGCGTGCGGCTCGACGGCCGCGAGGATGCCGGCACCAGCCGGCGCGTCAGTGCCTGCCTCGACCTGCTGCGCCGGCGGGCGGGCGTGCGCCACGGTGCGGTGGTCGACAGCGACAACGATTTTCCGACGGGAGCGGGCCTGGCTTCCTCGGCCTCGGGTTTCGCCGCGCTGGTCACGGCGGCTGCAGCGGCACTGGGCCTCGACCTCCCGCTCGACGAGCTGGCCCGCGTGGCGCGCCTCGGCTCCGGCTCGGCGCCGCGCTCGCTGTTCGGCGGCTTCGCGCTGCTGCGCAACCGGGCCGATGGCGAAGTGGCGGTCGGGCCGTTGCTGGCGGCTGAAGCCTGGCCGCTGCGCGTGGTCATCGCCATCACGTCGGCGGCGCACAAGGAAGTGAGCTCGCGTGACGGCATGGCAGCCAGCAGGGAGACCTCGCCCTACTACGGTGAGTGGCTGCACAGCCATGCCGCGGATCTCGACGCCGGCGTGCGCCATGTGCAGGGCCGGGACTTCACGGCGCTGGCGACGCTCGCCGAGCACAGCTGCCTGAAGATGCACGCCGTGATGATGACGACGCGCCCGCCGCTGCTCTACTGGATGCCGGCCACGCTGGGCTGCCTGCAGGCGGTGCAGGCGTTGCGGCGCGCGGGGACCCCGGTGTTCTTCACCATCGATGCCGGGCCGCAGGTCAAGGCGGTATGCGAGCCGGCCGCGGTGCCGGCCGTGCGCGAGGCGCTGGCCGCGGTGCCGGGCGTCATCCGGGTCGTCGACAGCGGCCTCGGGCCGGGAGCGTACTGCCTCGATGCCTGAAGCCGATGCCCCCGGCAAGCTCGTCATCTGCGGCGAGTACGCGGTGCTGGCGGGTGCGCCTGCCATTGCCGTCGCCGTCGATGTCCGGGCGCGTGCCCGGGCGACCGCCGCTGCCGGACCCTGCCGCCTCGTCCTGCCTGGCGCAGGGAGCTGGGAGTTCGACTGGGACGCCGATGGCCGGCCGCGCTGGCGTGATGTGCCCGATGCCGGCCAGGGTGCGCTGCTGGATGCCGTGGCGGCCACGCTCGCCGAGGCCGGGAGCGGGCTGCGACAGCCGCTGGCCGTCGAACTGGACACCCGCAGCTTCCATAGCGCCGGCGGCGACAAGCTCGGCCTCGGCTCCAGCTCTGCCCTCACCGTGGCGCTGACCGCCGTCCTGGCCGCCGCGGCCGGCCGTCAGCTGCCGGGGTCAGAGGCCCTGTTCCAGCTTGCCCATGCCGCGCACCGCCGCCTTCAGTCTGGCGGCGGCAGCGGCATCGACGTGGCGGCCGCGGTGTACGGTGGTGTGCTCGCGCTGCTGCCGGATGCCCGGGTCGAAGTGCTGGGATGGCCGTCGGGGCTGCACTGGCTCGCGGCCTGGTCGGGCCGAGGCGCGCCGACGCAACCCCTGGTCAGGCGCTTCATGACCTACCGGGAGGGCGCCAGCCCTGCCGGCGGGGCGTTGCTCGAGCGCCTGCGGGCGGCAGCGGATGCCACGCTCGCTGCCTGGCGTCACGGGACCGCGGTGCCGGTGCTTGCGGCCCTGGCCGATTATCGTCAGGCGCTGGAAGAACTGGATGCCGATGCCGGTATCGGCATCGCCACGCCCGCGCACCGGCAGCTGGCGGCGCTCGCCGCGGATGCCGGCTGCCTCTACAAGACTTCCGGCGCGGGCGGCGGCGACTTCGGCCTGCTGCTGTCCGATGACCCGGCAGCAATCGGGCGCGCGGCCCGGCGGCTGGCCGAGGCCGGGGTCATGACCATCACAGGCGGGGCAGGAGTCGGCGGCGTCGCACGCGGCTGACGGGGCAGCCGCTCACCGCGACGCCCGCAGGCGCCGCGGTGAGGGCGTACGCGGTCACTCCACCGTGATGGTGATCTTCTCCGAAGCGACCGGCGGGTCGTGGGGCACGTGGTGGGCGTCGCCCAGCAGCAGCTGCAGCGTATGCTGGCCCGGAGGCAGCTGGATCTCGGCCTCCGTCTGTGCCTTGCCGAAGTGCAGGTGATTGGCGTCGGTCGGAATGGGCTGGTCGAGCGGCGGCATGTCGGTGTCGATCAGCAGGTGATGATGGCCGCTGTCCGGAGTGGTATCGCCGGCCGGCGCGAGCGTCATGCCCTCGATGCCGAAGGTCACCTTCACCGGCGACTTCACCGTGGCGCCGTTGGCCGGGCTGGTGATGCTCACCCTGGCGCCGGCGGGCGAGGGCGTGCGCGGCAGGGTTGCCGGTGCGGCCTCGGCGGGCGCGGATGCAGTTTGCGCGGGGGGCGGTGGAGGTGCGGTCTCCGGCGCGGGCTTGCCGCCGCAGGCGGCGAGGGCCAGGGCCAGCGTGAACAGGGTGGTGGCGTGCAAGCAGGTCTTCATGATGTGCTCCCGGAAAGTGGGGGGGCACATGTTACCGGAGAAGGAGCCTGCGGCCGGCGGGCGTTCGCCCGGCCCCGTGCTGAGGCGGGACCATGCCGGTCCCTGAAGGGAGCGGGCGGCGAACCGTGACGCGGTTCACGTCGGCAATGCTTACAGATCGGCGCGAAAAACCCGTTGCGACAGTGCCAAGTTCCTGAAAGAATTCGGCTGGCACGGCACTTGCAGTTACCCACCCGGACAAGATTGCCCTGCTTCCACAAAACATAATGAAAGTGCGCCGCATGATGACCCAGATCCGCCGCTTCGCCCGCCTGACCCCGCTGCTCCTGGCTGCCGTGGCCCTGCCGGCCAATGCCAGCCTCATCGTGGACTCGGCGGTGACTTCGTTCTTCATTCCGCACGCGACGACCACCGATACGGTGGGCAACGACATGCCGCTGCCCCGGCCGAGCACCCTGTACTTTGGCCAGGTGCGTGCGACCGGCACGGGAGTTGTCGATTTCTTTTACATCGGCAAGGAAGCGGGCTTCACCAACAAGTTCTATGTGAAGGACAACCTGCTGGCCTCCACGGCCAGCCAGCCCGACAGCTTCAATGCGCCTTTCCCGCTGATCGGTTCGCTGGCGGTTTCGGCCGGGCAGCTGCTCGACTTCGGCTTCTGCACCGATGGCGGCGACAAGGTTCTCGGCTCGCGCTGTGTCTGGAACGACAGCGCCCTGTCGATCGTCAGCCAGTACAACCATGACCGCGTCGGCGGCTATCGCAGCATCGGCTATGCCACGGCCGACATCTTCGATCCGGCGACGGGTGCGCGCAGCTTCGGCAGCGGCCTCGGGCCCAGCGACAACCTGTTCGCCTTCTGGGATGATTCCGGTGCCCGCAACGATGACAACCACGACGACATGATCATCGGCATGCGCTTCACCCGGGTGGACGAGCCCACCTCGCTGGCTCTGGCCGCGACCGGCCTGCTGGGCCTGCTCTGGGTCGGCAGCCGCCGCAACCGTGGTGCCTCCCGCGCCGCCTGACGCGACACCTCGATAACGAAAAAAGCGGCGCCTTCGGGCGCCGTTTTTTTTGCTCAGCCGGCGGTCGTCCCGGGCAGCGGATAGCCCCGTGCCGGCTCGCGTCCGATGCCATCCGGCGCGAAGTCATCGACACCGGTGATTTCCATGACCAGCGCATCCTGGCGGCGCATCTGCTCGGCCTCGCTGGCGTTGAGGATGCCCTGGCGTTCGGCGGAGTCGATCTGTTCCAGCGGATGGTCCTCGAGGATCAGGCCGCTGCGCACGGCGTCGCGCAGGCGCTGCTCGAGCGGCACCAGCGCCTCGGCGGTCTCCAGCGCCCGTTGCAGGGCACCGAGCGGGCTGCCGGGCTCGTCGGCCGCGTAGATGCAGGAACACAGGCGTTCGCGGGTCTCGGTCGGGTGGGTGACCAGCGCGACGATCTCCTGGCCAAGCTCGTCGGAGGGCGCGGAGAACATGCGGCCGCGGGGGAAGATCAGCGAGCGCAGGCCGGCCGCCACCCAGCGGTTCGGCAGGTTGCGCAGGAAGCCGTGCAGCTGCTCCTGGGCGTGGTAGAGCAGCGTACGGCAGCTCCACTCCACCAGCGGCAGGTCCGCCGCCTGGCGGCCCTGGTTCTCGTAGTGCTTCAGCACCATGCTGGCGAGGTACATGGCGCTGAAGACGTCGCCCAGGCGCGCGGACAGCAGCTCGCGCCGCTTCAGGCCGCCACCGAGGGTCAGCATGGCGACGTCGGCTGCCAGCGCGAAGGCGGCGCTGTAGCGGTTGATGTGCTGGTAGTACCGGGCGGTGGGTCCGTCGGCGGGCACATTGCTGTAGCGGGCGTTGGTCAGCGCCAGCCAGAACGAGCGGGCGGCATTGCTCACCGCATAGCCGATGTGGCCGAACAGGTGGCGGTCGAACTCGATCAGTGCCTGCTCGAAATCCGGGTCCTTGGCCGCTTCCATCTCCTTCAGCACGAACGGGTGGCAGCGGATGGCGCCCTGGCCGAAGATGATCAGGCTGCGGGTGAGGATGTTGGCACCTTCCACGGTGATGGCCACCGGCAGCACCTCGTAGTTGCGCGCCAGGTAGTTCTTCGGCCCCAGCATGATGCCCTTGCCGCCGTGCACGTCCATGGCATCGTTGGCGATCCTGCGCGCCAGCTCCGTGCAGTGGTACTTGAGGATGGCCGAGGGCACGGAGGGCTTCTCGCCGCGGCCGAGCACGGTGCAGGTCACCGTCACGGCGGCATTGATGATGTAGGTGTGGCCGGCGATGCGTGCCAGCGCCTCGCCCACGCCCTCGAACTGGCCGATGGGCAGGTTGAACTGCCGGCGGATGCGGGCATACGCGCCGGTGGCGTGCACCGCCGCGCGGCCGCCGCCCATGGCATTGGCCGGCAGCGTCACGCCACGGCCGGCGGAGAGCTGCTCCACCAGCATGCGCCAGCCCTGGCCGGCCCGCTCACGGCCGCCGATGATGTAATCCACCGGCACGAACACATCGCGGCCCTGCGTCGGCCCGTTCTGGAAGGGGATGTTGATCGGGAAATGCCGGCGGCCGATGTCGATGCCGGGCAGGTCGGTGGGGATGAGCGCCGCGGTGATGCCGTATTCGTCGCGGTCGCCGATCAGGTGCTCGGGGTCATGGAGCTTGAAGGCCAGGCCCAGCACCGTGGCGATGGGGGCGAGCGTGATGTAGCGCTTGTCCCAGTTGAGCCGGATACCGATCATCTCCTCGTCACGGAAGCTGCCGCGGCAGACGACGCCGGTATCGAGGATCGACGAGGCATCCGAGCCGACACGCGGGCTGGTGAGCGCGAAGCAGGGAATCTCCTCGCCCCGGGCCAGGCGCGGCAGGTAGTGGTCCTTCTGCGCGTCGGTGCCGTAGTGGAGCAGCAGCTCCGCGGGCCCCAGGGAGTTCGGCACGCCGATGGTGGAGGAGAGGACGGCGCTGCGGCTCGCCAGCTTCGACAGCACCATGGCGACGGCGAGTGGCGAGAACTCCAGGCCGCCGTAGCGGCGCGGGATGATCATCGCGAAGAAGCGCTGCTCGATGATGTATTCCCAGATTTCCCGCGGCAGGTCGCCGATCTCGTGGGTGACCTGCCAGTCATCGACGCGGCGGCAGAGTTCCTCGGTGGGCCCATCGAGGAAGGCGCGCTCCGCGTCGGAGAGCCGTGGCGGTGGCAGCGCCTCCAGCTTCGACCAGTCGGGCAGCCCGGTGAACAGCTCGCCGTCCCACCACACCGTGCCGGCCTCGAGGGCCTCGCGCTCGGTCTGCGAGATGCTCGGCACCAGCGTGCGGTAGAAGCGCAGCAGCGGTGCGGTCACGTGCTCGCGCCGCAGCTCACCGAGGTTCAGCACGGCCAGCGCGGCCCAGCCCGCCAGCAGCAGCAGGTTCCACCACCACCAGGCCTCGCCCAGCGCCATGTACGCCAGCAGCGCCAGGCCCAGCGTCACGGTGGACGTGCGCAGGTCCACGCGCCGGTAGGCCAGCGCCAGGGCTACCCCGGCCAGCGCCAGGGTCCAGAACAGCCAGGTGATGAAATCCAGCACGGCGGGGTCCTCCGGGGGGATGGGCCGGGCACCTGCCGGATATTAACGAAAAGGCCGGGCCTGGGCCCGGCCCCGGCCGGCGCTGCCTAGCGAGGCAGCAGCTCGGCGATGGCGGCGCGCTCCTCGCGCAGTTCCTTCTCGGTGGCGTCCATGCGCGCGCGGCTGAAATCGCTGACCGGCAGGCCCTGGACGATCTCGTACTTGCCCTTGGCGCAGCGGCAGGGATAGGAGTAGATGATTCCTTCCTTGATGCCGTAGCTGCCGTCCGACGGCACGGCCATGCTGACCCAGTCATCGCCCGGAGTGCCGAGTGCCCAGTCGCGGATGTGATCGATCGCCGCCGAGGCGGCCGAGGCCGCGCTGGAGAGGCCCCGCGCCTTGATGATCGCCGCACCACGCTGCTGCACGGTCGGGATGAATTCGTTCGTCACCCACTCCTGCGGCACCAGGTCCCTGGCGGCGCGATCGTTGACCAGTGCCTGGCTGATGTCCGGGTACTGCGTGGAGGAGTGGTTGCCCCAGATCGTCATGCGCTTGATCTGGTTGACGTGGGTGGTGGTCCGGGCGGCTAGCTGTGCCAGGGCGCGGTTGTGGTCGAGGCGAGTCATCGCGGTGAAATTCGCCGGATTGAGGTCGGGCGCGTTGCGCTGGGCGATCAGTGCATTGGTGTTGGCCGGGTTGCCGACCACCAGCACGCGCAGGTTGCGGCTGGCATGCTCGTTCATCGCCTTGCCCTGCGCGGAGAAGATCCGGGCGTTCTCTTTCAGCAGGTCGGCGCGTTCCATGCCCGGGCCGCGGGGCTTGGCGCCCACCAGCAGCGCATAGTCGGCATCGCGGAAGGCTTCCTCTGCCTTGTCCGTGGCCACCACGCCCTGCAGGGCGGGGAAGGCGCAATCCTCGAGTTCCATCACCACGCCGCGCAGCGCGTTGAGCGCCGGGGTGATCTCCAGCAGCTGCAGGATCACCGGCTGGCTGGTGCCCAGCAACTGGCCCGAAGCGATGCGGAACGCAAGCTGGTAGCCGATCTGGCCGGCGGCGCCCGTAATGGTGACTCTGGCGGCTTGGGTCATGGGAAGCCTTCCTTCATGAAACTGGGGGTGATCGGCGATCCGTGGCCTCCGTGCCTGCCGCACGCGGCACCCCGGACCCTCGACGGGGCGGGGATTCTACCACCGAAAAAACACGGGACGGGAGGCGTACTTCCCGCAGTCCCGGGGGGCTACTTGGCGGTCTTCTTCTTGTAGATCTGCAGCTGCTCGTTGTAGCGGCCGGCCACGGCATTGAGGGCATCCACCGCGGCATTGTGCCGCTGCGTGTGCACCTTCTTCTGCTCCTCGGTGACCGTATCGCCCAGCGCCTTCTCTTCTTCATCGAGGCAGGCCAGGTAGCTCTCCACGGACGCCATGTACTGCTTCACCGACTGGTTGGCGGCCTTCATCTCGGCCTCGGTGGCGCTGGCGCCGCTCGGCAGGGTGATCTCGCCCGGGTACTCGCAGGCAGCCATGGCCGGCTGCAGGGCGATTGCGGCCAGGACGCTCAGCAGGATGGCGGATGACCTCATCATGGCAGTGCCTCTCGGGTTGGCGGCGCCGGTCGATTATGCCGCAGCGCCGGGGCGGTGCTCAACCGAACAGGCCGTGGAAGGCGGCCGGGCCGTGACGCTGCGCCACCAGCAGGTCCATGAACTGCGGGGCATTCATCGGCTCGCCGAACAGCAGGCCCTGGACGAAGTCGCAGCCGGTGGAGCGCAGGAATGCCAGCTGGTGGGGCGACTCCACGCCCTCGGCGATGACATCGAGCTTCAGGCCATGGCCCATCTGGATGATGGTGGCGACGATGGTGGCGTCATCGGCGTCGGTGGCGGCGTCGCGGACGAAGGACTGGTCGATCTTCAGCGTGTTGATCGGGAATTTCTGCAGGGCACTCAGCGAGGAATAGCCGGTGCCGAAATCGTCGATGGCGAGCGAGAGGCCCATGGCGTAGAGCTCGTCGAGGATCTTCACCGTGCGTTCCGGATCCTCCATGAGCGTGCTCTCGGTGATCTCCAGCTCGAGGCTGGCCGGCGGCACGCCATGGCGCTTGCAGATGGCGGCCACGCGCTGCGCGAAGTTGGGCTGGCGCAGCTGCTTCAGGGAGAGGTTCACGGCGATCTTGCCGGGGAAGGCCATCTGCGCCTGCCAGGCGTGGAAGTCGCGGCAGACACGATCCAGGACCCATTCGCCGATATCGAGGATGAGGTTGCTCTCCTCCGCCAGCGGGATGAACTCCGAGGGCAGGACGATGCCGCGGTCGGACATCTCCCAGCGCACCAGTGCCTCGCCGCCGGCGACACGGCCGCTGCGCAGGTCCACCTTGGGCTGGTACTGCAGCAGCAGCTCCTCGCGCTGGTAGGCCCGGCGCAGCTTGCTCTTCAGCATCAGCCGCTCGGTTGCGGCGGCGTTCATCTCCGGGTCGAAGAACTCGAAGCTGTCGCCGCCGGTGCGCTTGGCGTGGTACAGGGCCGAGTCGGCGCTGCGCACCAGATCGATCACGTTGCGGGCATCGACGGGGTAGGTGGCGATGCCGATGCTGACCGTCATGTAGATCTGGTGGCCGTGGTACGGCAGCATCCGCGCCAGTTCCGCGAGGATGGCGCGGGCCGTGTCCGCCAGATGCAGGCTCGCCGCCACCGCGTCGGCCGGGTTCTCGAGGATGATGCCGAACTCGTCCCCGGCGAAGCGGCCGATGATGGTGCCTGAGGGCAGCAGGCGGCCCAGCCTCTCGGTCAGCGTCTCCAGGCACAGGTCACCGGCGCTGTGGCCGTAGATGTCATTGATGTCCTTGAAGCGGTCGACGTCCAGGTACAGCAGCGCGAAGCCGCGCCCCTGGCGGCTGGCGCGCGCAATCGACCGCTGCAGCAGGTGCTGGAACTGCATGCGGTTGGGAACCTTGGTCAGGGCATCGATGCGCGCCAGGTAGCGGATGCGCTGCTCGGCGAGCTTGCGCTCGGCGATGTTGCGGGCGGCGATGATGAAACCGCGAAAGGCCGGGTCCGCATCGTGGATCGCCGAAATGGTGAAGGACACCGGCACCTCGCGCTGCGCCTGGTTGACCAGCGCGCCTTCGCGCGCGCTCGCGCCGGTGTCGCCCAGCGCGAACTGCCCGCTGTGCGCGGGCGCCACCAGCGAGGCGATCGGCCTGCCCACCAGCGCCGGTTCCGGCAGCTCCAGCAGGCGGCAGGCGGCGGCATTGACCCGGGTGACGACACCTTCCTGGCTGACGATGAACAGCGCCTCGCTCATGCTGCCGAGTACCTTGTCGAGGTAATCCCGGGAGATGGTGGTGGTCTGCAGTCTCCGGCGCAGTTCATCGAAGCTGGTGGCCAGGCGGCCCAGTTCGTCCTGGCGCGGCAGGACGATGGCGCCATCGTAATCGCCGGCACTCATGCGCTCGGCGCCGCGGGTGAGCAGGCGGATGTCGCCGACCTGGCGCCTGGCGAACACCACCAGCAGGGAGAAGATGCCGATCATCACCAGCAGGGCCAGGGCGAAGGCCCAGGTGACGGTGTCGCGGCCGAACTTCAGCACCAGCGCCGCGAGCAGGCTGCGCAGCACGCTGGCATCGGCGTTGGTCATGGTGGTGTCGAAGACCTGGCCCAGCGAGCCGGCGCCGTCGCCGCCGGGCAGCGGCATGCGCGCCACGATGAAGCTGTCACGGGTTTCCACCTCGCCGACACCGATATCGGCGAAGCGCTCCATCAGCGCCGGGTCACCGGAATGATGGATGGCATTCCCTGCCGCGTCGAACATCACGATCAGGCTGGCGCCGTCGAGCCTCGACAGGCGCCGCAGGGTGGTGTCCAACTCGGCCGGGCTGGCGTTGCGCGTCAGGGTGCCGACACGTTCGGCGACGATGCGCGTGGTGCTGTGCGCATGCTCCGCGATGCGCGCCACCATCTGGTCCTGGAACACCAGGGCGCTCTGGCTGAGCGCCGTGTCGAGCGAGGAGCGGAAGGCCACGTAGAGGCTGAGGCCGGTGAGCGCGATCGCCACGGCGCAGATGGCCGCGGTGATCAGCAGGTACTTCGGCAGCAGGCTGAGTGGCTTCATTGGCTGGCTCGCGATGCGTCCGCTCGCGCTTGTTGTTGTGCCGGTGCCCCGGGTCGGCTTGCAGCTGATTCTAGCAGCGGCGGGGCCGGGCGGCCGACAGCGCGAAAGGGACTGCCGGTGGGGGACCCGGTGCTGCCGTTCAGCCGCACATCCCTGTGCGGCCTCACTGCCTGTCGGGCTCGCTTTCGCTGTCCCTGCGCCGCTCGCCCTCCAGGCGCGCACCGGGTCCCCCACCGGCAGTCCCTTCCCCCCTGCGCCGCGGGCTCTCCATCGCAGTGCGAACTCGCGCAGAAAAATCCGGCCGGGCCGGGGCTACAATGGCCGCGCACCGGGTTGTGTCGAGCGTGGTTACCCCCCTGACCATCGTGTCCAAGAGTGCGCTGATCGTCGATGACAGCCGGACCGCCCGCCAGGCGCTGGGCACCGTGCTGGAAGCCAACCGCCTGCGGGTGGAGACGGCGGCGTCCGCGGAGGAGGCGCTCGAATTCCTGAGCCACAGCCGCCCCGACGTGATCTTCATGGATCACCTGATGCCGGGCATGGACGGCCTCCAGGCCGTCAAGGCCATCAAGACCAACCCGGCCACCGCCACCATCCCGATCATGATGTACACCTCCCAGGGCGGCGAGCTCTATGTCGGGCAGGCGCGCGCATTGGGCGCCCTCGGCGTGCTGCCCAAGCAGATCAAGCCGGTGGAAGTTTCCGAGCTGCTGAAGTCGCTGCATCTCGTGGAAGCCGCCGCCGACGGGCGCCACGCCGCGGATGAGCCGGTACCGGCAGCCGGGGCTGATCCGGCCCCTGTCCCGGCCCAGGCTCAGACCCAGGCCCAGGTCCAGGCCCAGGCCCAGGCAAACCCCCGCGGCGATCTCGAACTCTGGGTGCAGTCGTTGCTGGCACACCAGTCGCAGGAGATCCGTGCCGATGTGCAGGCCGCGGTGAGCCGGGCCCTGCGCGAGCATGAGGCGGCGCGCGAGGCTGCCGCGGCAGTACCGCCGCCTGCCCGCCGCCGGGCCGCACCGCTGCTGCTGGTGTTGCTGGCGCTGGTCGCGGTGTCTGCCACGTTCTTCATGCTCAACCTCGATGCGCAGCGCAAGTGGCGCAGCGCCGTGCAGCAGAACGCAAGCCTGGTGGATGCGCTCAACGAACGCCGCAACGCCACGGCGGCCGCTGTCGATGACAGCACCCTGAAGGTGGCGGCAGCGCGCGATGCGGCGGCCGGCCGCTATGCCGACTTCATCGCTGCAGTGGAATGGGGCGTCAACCAGGCGGCGCTGTTTCCGCCGGGTGGCGAGCCATTCGCCGGCCAGAGGCTGGAGGTCCTGCGCGGCCTGGTGGACCGGCTGACGGCCCTGGGTTTCA
Coding sequences:
- a CDS encoding AAA family ATPase, giving the protein MYTSFFGLHEKPFSITPDPRYLFMSERHAEALAHLLYGVREAGGFIQLTGEVGTGKTTLVRSLLQQLPDTADVALVLNPQLTRIEFLCAICEELGVPLPEARGSIKALTDALNRFLLENHSRGRRTILIVDEAQNLKPDVLEQVRLLTNLETTKQKLLQIILIGQPELRVLLARNDMRQLAQRITGRYHLEPLSRPEAEAYIDHRVKVAGGVGRIFARGARGEIYRLGRGIPRMINVIADRALLGAFTAESSQVTPAIVRRAAAEVYDRPGVALPPWIRWLGLGILPAAGLVALLVAAWWLPGRDGGQAPADAPALATTATPTAAGTIERSPGLDSLGEALDALPATADADAAYTRLFTLWNASYQPGPDGACQQAEASGLRCLLQHGTLDDVAALDTPVILSLRSHKGIEHQAVLTALDDRTGDLSIAGHDYQVAAGEIANFWQGEYLLLWKPQTRDVKAFVPGMRDPDILWLRASLATIQGKPVEPMQSDLYDANLEARVRQYQRERHLAADGLVSHQTQIAIIAELGAAGTPRLARVD
- a CDS encoding polyprenyl synthetase family protein, with product MRYSVLGGGKRLRPLLVYATGEAFAVQPDRLDAPAVAIELMHAFSLIHDDLPAMDDDDLRRGRPSTHRAFDEATAILAADALQPLAFEVLATAPPLATEPEMQLRLVALLSESCGPNGIAGGQAMDLEAERRRLDPAELEHMFRLKTGRLLRASVLLAAHCSPQVSTTQLHQLEIFADALGIAYQIRDDILDCTLPGADPSSDAVKAKATYPGLFGLEQAQARTDQLLDVAIAAIADLGERAEGLRWMARYTMLRSE
- the mvaD gene encoding diphosphomevalonate decarboxylase, with protein sequence MPAPLTATAIAHPNIALVKYWGKRDDAANLPATGSLSVTLDAMRSRTRVRFEPGRSGDSVRLDGREDAGTSRRVSACLDLLRRRAGVRHGAVVDSDNDFPTGAGLASSASGFAALVTAAAAALGLDLPLDELARVARLGSGSAPRSLFGGFALLRNRADGEVAVGPLLAAEAWPLRVVIAITSAAHKEVSSRDGMAASRETSPYYGEWLHSHAADLDAGVRHVQGRDFTALATLAEHSCLKMHAVMMTTRPPLLYWMPATLGCLQAVQALRRAGTPVFFTIDAGPQVKAVCEPAAVPAVREALAAVPGVIRVVDSGLGPGAYCLDA
- a CDS encoding DUF4399 domain-containing protein, whose amino-acid sequence is MCPPTFREHIMKTCLHATTLFTLALALAACGGKPAPETAPPPPPAQTASAPAEAAPATLPRTPSPAGARVSITSPANGATVKSPVKVTFGIEGMTLAPAGDTTPDSGHHHLLIDTDMPPLDQPIPTDANHLHFGKAQTEAEIQLPPGQHTLQLLLGDAHHVPHDPPVASEKITITVE